In one window of Phoenix dactylifera cultivar Barhee BC4 unplaced genomic scaffold, palm_55x_up_171113_PBpolish2nd_filt_p 000880F, whole genome shotgun sequence DNA:
- the LOC120107480 gene encoding ATP-dependent RNA helicase-like protein DB10, which translates to MRKINFRQISFLVFDEADRMLDMGFEPQIRKIVNEIPPHRQTLMYTATWPKEVRKIAGDLLKNPVQVNIGSVDELAANKSITAMLDSLIQDLPEASFLNLSQWSKTYFSAFFSLVEMNARYVEVVLPMDKQRRLEQILRTQERGSRIIIFCSTKRLCDLLARSIRNFGAASIHGDKSQGERDHVLYHFRTGEAPILVATDVAARGLDIKDIRFCFRIASDLDVYVNPVSLTLL; encoded by the exons ATGAGGAAGATCAACTTCCGCCaaatttcttttcttgtgtTTGATGAGGCAGACCGTATGCTTGACATGGGTTTTGAACCTCAGATACGAAAGATTGTGAATGAGATTCCTCCACACAGGCAGACTCTCATGTACACAGCAACTTGGCCTAAGGAGGTGAGAAAAATAGCTGGGGATCTACTGAAGAATCCTGTTCAGGTGAATATTGGCAGTGTTGATGAACTTGCTGCAAACAAATCTATCACAG CTATGTTGGATAGTCTCATTCAAGATTTGCCTGAAGCAAGCTTCCTGAATCTGAGCCAATGGAGCAAGACCTACTTCAGTGCATTTTTCTCCCTTGTGGAAATGAATGCACGT TACGTGGAGGTGGTTTTGCCCATGGATAAGCAGAGGCGCCTGGAGCAGATTCTTAGAACCCAAGAACGTGGATCCAGAATCATCATCTTCTGCTCAACAAAGAGGCTGTGTGATCTGCTGGCCCGCAGTATTCGTAATTTCGGTGCTGCTTCCATTCATGGCGACAAGTCTCAGGGTGAAAGGGATCATGTCTTGTATCACTTTCGCACAGGGGAGGCACCGATTCTAGTTGCTACTGATGTTGCTGCGCGGGGACTTGACATCAAAGATATCAG ATTTTGTTTTAGAATTGCTTCTGATCTTGATGTTTATGTCAATCCAGTATCTCTAACGTTGTTGTGA